The Terriglobus roseus sequence CCAGACCAACTTTGCAAACCCGTCGACTGGCGTCACCACGCCATCCACCTTCGGTGCGCTTACCTCCACCATTGCCTCGTACCAGCCGCGGCTCTTCCAGTTCGCGCTGAAGTACGAGTTCTAGAACCTGCATGGAAACGAATCGAAGGGCCCGGAAACTTACTCTCCGGGCCTTTCGTCTGTTGCATCGGGATTATCGATAATGGTCCTTGCTTATCTTTTGCGCAGCAGCCTAGAATTCCCGCGCACGGCAGCTTTGCTCTCAAGCGGAAACGCACAGACCGCAATCGCGCGGCGACTTACACACCTTTTGCAGTTCAGCCAGTGATGGAGTTACGGAAGACCATGATCGTCACCAGAAGACAGTTTGGAAAAATTGCAGCGGCCACCGGCGCCGCTGCTGCGTTTGCGGGCCCCGCGAACCTCTTCGCAGCGGCAAAGCCCAATTCGAATTTCAACGGCGTGCAGATCGGCGTCATCAGCTACAGCTATCGCCAGATGCCGGACTTCGGAACGGAGAACGCAAATGCCGTGCTGCGCTATGCGCTGGCTGACGGCATCAGTGCGGTCGAGCTGGAGAACGTGCAGGAAGAGTGGGCAGGCGCGCCGAAGCGTCCGATGATGCAGCGGCCAGCAGGTGTTCCTGCCGTGCAGACCGGGCCGCCTACCGGTGGACCGCCGCCGCGCCGGCAGATGACGCCGGAGCAGATGGCCGCACAGGCGAAGTTCGCAGAGGAGATGACGGCGTTCCGCCTGTCCGTTCCCATGAGCAAGTACGAAGCGTTGCGCAAGATGTACAACGACACCGGCGTGAGCATCTACGCCTTTAAGATCACGCTGAACATGAAGATGCAGGACGCTGAGTTCGACTATGCCTTCAAGGCTGCGAAGGCCTGCGGCGCGAACCAGATCACCATGGAGATGCCGGATGGACAGCCGGAGCTGACCAAGCGCATCGGCGACTTTGGCAGCAAGTACAAGATGATGGTGGGCTACCACGCGCACCTGCAGGCCACGCCCACCACGTGGGATGAAGCCATGGCGCAGTCGCCCTACAACGGTGCGAACCTCGACATTGGCCACTTCATCGCGGCCGGCAACTCGCCCGAAAGTGCGCTGGAGTTCATGAAGAAGAATCATGCGCGCATCACCAGCATGCACATGAAGGATCGCAAGTCACCCGCACACGGCGAAACCAATATGCCGTGGGGAGAGGGTGATACACCGATCAAGCAGGCGCTGCAGCTGATGAAGAAAGAAGGCTGGAAGTTCCCGGCCACGATCGAACTGGAGTACACGATCCCCGAGGGTTCGGACTCAGTGAAAGAAGTGGCAAAGAGCGTCGCCTACGCCAAGGCCGCACTGGCCTAGGCACTTCGTACTGTTCTCGACGCGCTTCGCGCGTGTCCGTACAACCGCAAGCGTCAAGGGAAGCCCGGCCTCGTGCCGGGCTTTCGACGTTCGTGTGGCGAGGTCAGCGTTTCCCCGTCGCCCGTGTTGGAAGCGAACGTTATGGGATGACGGCAGCGAATGGCTATAGACGCAGAAAAGCCCGGAGCGAGTCCGGGCTTCTCTATCTTCTGGACTGCGGTACGGCTACACACGCGATGCGTGTCGAGAACCGCACGAAGTGCCGAAGCACTAGTCCTGTTCCTTGCGAACCTTCTTGCGATTCCGCTTGCGTGCCAGGGCTTCCTTAACGCGCTTCTTCTCGCCGGGCTTCAGGTAGAAGGAGTGACGCTTGACTTCCTTGATGATGTCTTCCTGCTGCACCTTGCGCTTGAAGCGGCGAAGAGCATTCTCGAGGGGCTCACCCTCTTGCAGACGAACTTCTGCCAATGTAAAAACACCCCGCTCCCAGGCCTCGCAGGCCGTCTCTAAGAATACCGCAGATCGATGGAATCTCCCAGCAAACCGCGATAATCGTCCGAAAGCAGTTGATCTCGGACCAAATCTGTCGTAGTTTGGAGGTGCGGCCGAATATGTCGCCCATGATGCCCTCCCCAAGCAGGGAGGGCCGCGCGAATCGATCCGCGCTCTCGCAACAACATGGCAGCCTCTGCACTGCGGCGTTCTCGCCCGGAGGCAGACGTGCGCCTCGAAAGGAACCTGTTTTGTCTCTCTCCCGTACCAAGGCTGGCTTCGCCCTCGCTGCCGCAGCCCTTCTTCTGCCAGGTCTTGCCCTCGCGGCTGCCCCTGACACCTGTTCTGTCGATGTCAGTGTCCCGGCTGTTCCCGTGAGCCTGACCGTCCGCGATGCCAGCGGAGCCACTATCGACCGCGCCGCGGTCCAGGTCGTCTGTGGTGCCACGGTTCGCACGCTCCAGACCGCGCAGGATGGTTCGGTCACCGTCTCCCTGCACCCCGGACACTATCGCGTCACGGTGCAGGCCGCGGGTTTTGCGCAGCTCGACCAGGCGGATGTAATCCTGCCACAGGGTGATGGTCCCGCCGCGCTCACGCTGCATCCCGGATCGGCGACGGACGTGGTGAATGTTACGGCGCAGAGCGGCTTTGTACCTTTCGATTCGAATGCCGGTTCCAAGACGAACGCAGCGCTCATCGAGGTGCCACAGTCCATTTCCATCGTGAACCAGCTTGAGATGGAGTCGCGCAACGTGATCACCATGAACGAGGCACTCCGCTACACGGCGGGCGTCCAGGCGGACGAGTTCGGCGTGGAGCCGCGCTTCGACTGGCTGAAGCTGCGTGGCTTCGCTGCGGAGACCTTCGGTGTCTTCCGCGATGGCATGCGCTTCAACTCGCTCTCGGGCAAACTGGATCCTTACGAACTCGAGAGCGTGGAAGTCCTGCGCGGACCCAGCTCCGTCCTGTATGGTGAAGTGCCTCCGGGCGGCCTGATCAACCAAGTGACGAAGCGTCCCAGCGCCGAGCGTCATACCGAAATCGGCGGCCAGTATGGTGCCTACGATCGCCGTCAGTTTCAGTTCGATACAACCGGGCCCTTCGACCACGCGCAGGTGTGGCGCTACCGGCTGCTGGGCTTGATCCGCAACAGCGGCACGCAGACGGCCTACACGCCCGACAACCGCCGCCTAATTGCACCGTCGCTCACCTACCATCCCGGCGACCGCACCAACTTCACGGTGCTGGGTGACTGGCAGCACGACCGCACGCAGTGGAGCCAGTTCCTGCCCTCGCAGGGCACACTCACCAGCAACCCTAATGGCGTGATTCCGATCAGCGCCTTCGTCGGCGAACCCGGCTTCGATAAGGTCACACGCGACCAGGCATCGTTCGGCTATACGGGCGACCATCTTCTGCAGGATGGCTGGAACGTTCACAGCAACTATCGCTACCAGTACATCAACTTCCACGGACAGACGATCTACGGCGGTGGCTTCGACGGCACCAGCCTGACAAACATGATCCGCTATGCCTACACGCTGCCCACGCGCAACCGCATCAACACCGTGGACAACCGTGCGCTACGCCGCTTCCACACCGGCGACTGGGAGCAGACGCTGCTGTTTGGCTACGACTATCAGCATGTCGCGGTCCGCAGCTCGCAGGCCTTTCAGCAGGTGGCAGACATCAACATTTACCACCCGGTCTACGGCGTGACGACGGTTCCCACGCTGTCGCCCTATGTGAACCAGGACAACCTGCTGCAGCAGCACGGCCTGTACGTGCAGGACCAGATCAAGTACCGCAACCACCTGATCTTCACGCTGGGCGGTCGGCAGGACTTCGCACGGAATGACACGGCGAACTTCCTGACGAATACGGAGTCGGGCCATCTGGACCAGCGCTTCACGGGACGTGTGGGTGTGTCGTATCTCACCAGCAGCGGCATCTCGCCCTATGTTGCGTACTCCACCAGCTTCCTGCCGAACGCCGGCAGCCTGGTCTACAACGCGACGACCGGTCTTTCCACCACACCGGCCAAGCCCAGCGATTCCCGCCAGATTGAAGCGGGTGTGAAGGTGCAGCCGGCCACCTGGAACAGCTACCTGACGGCGGCGTTCTTCCAGATCAACCAGACGAATGTGCTCGTAAGCAACGCAGCCTTCCAGAGCTACCAGAGCGGCGAAGTTCGCTCTCGCGGTGTGGAGCTTGAGGCGGTTGCAAGTCTGCATCATGGCCTGAGCCTGCACGGCAGCTACACCTTCACCGGCACAGAGACACTGCAGGACCAGACCACCGCGAACATCGGTAAGTGGCTGCCGCAGACACCGCGCAACCAGGTGGGAATGCTCACCGATTACACGGTGCGAGGCGGACGCTTCGCAGGTCTTGGCGGTAATTTCGGCGTGCGCTTCACCGGCAAGAATGCGGCAGACAGTGCGAATACCTTCTTCGTGCCGGACTACGCGCTGATGGATGCGGGTCTTCGCTTCGGCTATCGCGGTACCTTATTCAGCGTTAATGCAACGAACCTTACGGACAAGCGCTATGTCGCAACCTGCAGCGGCGCCAGCTACTGCTACTACGGCTATGCTCGGAATGTGATCGGTTCGGCGAAGTACACCTTCTAGCAATGGCCTTCTTCCAAACGCTCGTACAGCATCCGCGCAAGCTGTGGATCCGCAGGGCGCTCTTCCAGGTTCATCTCTGGCTGGGCGTCCTGCTTTCGCTGTACGTCGCGGTCATCGGATTATCGGGCTCGGTGATCGTGTGGGAAGACGAGATCGACGCGCATGCCTACCGGCACGTGCGCTACGACGAACGCCACCTGGCGCAGCCAGCACAGGTGATGGCGAACGCGCATGCAGCGTACCCGAACGAGACCGTCACCTACTTCATGTTTCCGCAGGCAGACGCACCGGTCTACACCGTCTACCTTCGCGATGCGCGTAACGAAAAGCGCATTGTCCGCGCGAATGCTTCTACCGGTGAGCTGCTGCCCGCAGCAAACAGTTCGTTCGTCGACTGGGTGCATGAGCTCCACGTCTACCTGCTGATGGGGCACACCGGATTTGTGATCAACTGCGTCGCAGGCATCGGCATCTTCGTCCTTGCGCTCACAGGCATCGCGTTGTGGTGGCCGGGGCTTCGGCTGTGGATGCGTGGTTTCTACCTCTCGCTGCACCACAACTGGAAGCGCATCAACTACGACGCACACAGCGCGATCGGCGTGTGGACGTTGCTGATCGTCAGCATGTGGGGACTCACGTCGATCGACTTCCTGTGGCCTACGCAGACTACCGCTGCAGTCAATGCAGTGCTGCCCATACGAGGCATGCAGGCGCCCATCGCGATCAAGCCAGCCAGGCTCGGCGCACCCGCCTCACTGCAAACCATCGTGGACAAGGCGCACAGTTTGAGCCCGACTGCTTTCCTCTCCGGGGTGCTCTTTCCAATTGGGAAGACCGGCAACATCGTCACATACATGGATACAGCCGCCGTCGGCGATTACACTCATCGCGACATCCATACCTTCGCGGCCGACGGCACGCTGCTCACCACCTGGCACTACGGCCACAACGAAACGCTGGGCGACTGGATCCTGTGGCTGGTGAACCCGCTGCACTTCGGCACGCTGTGGGGCACACCGGTGAAGGTGCTGTGGAGCATCCTCGGCCTCAGCCTGCCGGCGCTGTCGATCACAGGTCTGCTGATGTACTGGAATCGCTATCTCGGCAAGCGTTGGGCGAAGCTGTCGGCTCTTCCGCAAAGAGGATGCCCTCGCACAGTACCCCAATAAGACTATTTGCCGGGCATATGCTTTCTGCTATACCAGCTGTTACCCCCATGAAGCTGCTTCCTATCCGCGTCCTTACGGCCTCTGTTCTGGGCCTTGCTGCGACCGTGCATGCAGTCGCGCAAACGACTCTGCCTGTCCCTGCTTTGCCGAAGACCGACGCGCAAAAATCCGCGGCCGCTGATCCCTATCGTGATGAGCCGTTCGTCTTTGAAACATACGACACCACCACTCGGATGAAGGCGGACGGCACGGGGGATGTCGTGCAGCATGTCATCCTCCGCGTGCAGACGGACGGTGTGGCGCGGCAGTTCAGTGTGCTGAACCTCTCCTATGCCTCTGCCAACTCGACCGCGACCATGGATTTCGTGCGCGTGCACAAGCCGGATGGCAGCACCGTGAATACTCCGACCGACGAGGCAATGGAGATGCCGGCCGAGGTCAGCCGCGAGGCGCCCATGTACTCCGATGTGAAGGAGAAGCATCTGCCGGTGCGGAGTCTGTCGGCAGGCGACCGCCTGGAGTACCAGTTCCACACGACCCTGACGAAGGCGCAGGCTCCCGAACAGTTCTGGGGTGCGGAGCACTTCCAGGTGCAGGGCGGAGTGGTGCTGAGTGAAACACACACCCTGCAGGTGCCGGAGGAGACCTACGTGCAGGTGTGGAGTCCGAATCATCCCGCTTCGCCCGTTGTGAAGGATGGGATGAAGACGTGGACATGGACGTCGTCCCAGACGAAGCCAAGCGCACGGGACGAAAACGGTCGCATGACCGCCGCGGAGGTGAAGGACCCGGATGAAGATGCAGACGGCCGCAAGCTGCCTTCCGTGGCATGGACTACTTTTCATAGCTGGGCAGAGGTCGGCGGCTGGTATCGCAGTCTGGCGGAACAACGCCTGCAACCTACCGCAACGGTCCGCGCCAAGGCAGACGATCTGACCAAGAATGCGAAAACGCCCCGGGAGCAGGCGGAGGCGCTCTACCGCTTCGTGGCGACACAGATCCGTTACATCTCCATCAGCTTCGGCGTCGGCCGGTTCCAGCCGCATACGCCCGACGAGGTGCTGGATCACGGCTACGGCGACTGCAAGGACAAGGACACGCTGCTGGAGGCCATGCTGCGCGCCAAAGGGCTGACGACGGCGCCGGTACTGATCGGTGCAGGCATCGCGCCCGTCGTCGATGTGCCGTCGCCCGCGGTCTTCAACCACGCCATCACCACGGTGGAGCTACCCGGCGCGGATGGCAAGCCGGAGCGCATCTGGCTGGATAGCACCGCGGAAGTTGCTCCCTTCCGCGTGCTGTTGCCGGTCATCCGCGACCAGCAGGCGCTCGTGATTCCGGATAAGGAACCCGCCGCGTTGGCGAAGACTCCGGCGGACCCGCCCTATGCCTATCGGGAAGACTTCCGGGCAGAGGGCGTTCTTGCCGCCGATGGCCTGATGAAGGGCCACATGAAGTGGGAGGTCCGTTCCGACGCTGAGCTGGAACTGCGTGCAATGATGCAGCGCCTGG is a genomic window containing:
- a CDS encoding TonB-dependent siderophore receptor, with the translated sequence MSLSRTKAGFALAAAALLLPGLALAAAPDTCSVDVSVPAVPVSLTVRDASGATIDRAAVQVVCGATVRTLQTAQDGSVTVSLHPGHYRVTVQAAGFAQLDQADVILPQGDGPAALTLHPGSATDVVNVTAQSGFVPFDSNAGSKTNAALIEVPQSISIVNQLEMESRNVITMNEALRYTAGVQADEFGVEPRFDWLKLRGFAAETFGVFRDGMRFNSLSGKLDPYELESVEVLRGPSSVLYGEVPPGGLINQVTKRPSAERHTEIGGQYGAYDRRQFQFDTTGPFDHAQVWRYRLLGLIRNSGTQTAYTPDNRRLIAPSLTYHPGDRTNFTVLGDWQHDRTQWSQFLPSQGTLTSNPNGVIPISAFVGEPGFDKVTRDQASFGYTGDHLLQDGWNVHSNYRYQYINFHGQTIYGGGFDGTSLTNMIRYAYTLPTRNRINTVDNRALRRFHTGDWEQTLLFGYDYQHVAVRSSQAFQQVADINIYHPVYGVTTVPTLSPYVNQDNLLQQHGLYVQDQIKYRNHLIFTLGGRQDFARNDTANFLTNTESGHLDQRFTGRVGVSYLTSSGISPYVAYSTSFLPNAGSLVYNATTGLSTTPAKPSDSRQIEAGVKVQPATWNSYLTAAFFQINQTNVLVSNAAFQSYQSGEVRSRGVELEAVASLHHGLSLHGSYTFTGTETLQDQTTANIGKWLPQTPRNQVGMLTDYTVRGGRFAGLGGNFGVRFTGKNAADSANTFFVPDYALMDAGLRFGYRGTLFSVNATNLTDKRYVATCSGASYCYYGYARNVIGSAKYTF
- a CDS encoding sugar phosphate isomerase/epimerase family protein, yielding MIVTRRQFGKIAAATGAAAAFAGPANLFAAAKPNSNFNGVQIGVISYSYRQMPDFGTENANAVLRYALADGISAVELENVQEEWAGAPKRPMMQRPAGVPAVQTGPPTGGPPPRRQMTPEQMAAQAKFAEEMTAFRLSVPMSKYEALRKMYNDTGVSIYAFKITLNMKMQDAEFDYAFKAAKACGANQITMEMPDGQPELTKRIGDFGSKYKMMVGYHAHLQATPTTWDEAMAQSPYNGANLDIGHFIAAGNSPESALEFMKKNHARITSMHMKDRKSPAHGETNMPWGEGDTPIKQALQLMKKEGWKFPATIELEYTIPEGSDSVKEVAKSVAYAKAALA
- the rpsU gene encoding 30S ribosomal protein S21, producing MAEVRLQEGEPLENALRRFKRKVQQEDIIKEVKRHSFYLKPGEKKRVKEALARKRNRKKVRKEQD
- a CDS encoding PepSY-associated TM helix domain-containing protein, whose amino-acid sequence is MAFFQTLVQHPRKLWIRRALFQVHLWLGVLLSLYVAVIGLSGSVIVWEDEIDAHAYRHVRYDERHLAQPAQVMANAHAAYPNETVTYFMFPQADAPVYTVYLRDARNEKRIVRANASTGELLPAANSSFVDWVHELHVYLLMGHTGFVINCVAGIGIFVLALTGIALWWPGLRLWMRGFYLSLHHNWKRINYDAHSAIGVWTLLIVSMWGLTSIDFLWPTQTTAAVNAVLPIRGMQAPIAIKPARLGAPASLQTIVDKAHSLSPTAFLSGVLFPIGKTGNIVTYMDTAAVGDYTHRDIHTFAADGTLLTTWHYGHNETLGDWILWLVNPLHFGTLWGTPVKVLWSILGLSLPALSITGLLMYWNRYLGKRWAKLSALPQRGCPRTVPQ